In Solanum pennellii chromosome 7, SPENNV200, the following are encoded in one genomic region:
- the LOC107024422 gene encoding formin-like protein 20, translated as MELDGDSPPIWSQATTTLLRQRRRQPPSPPIINPVILILLIPILALLVLFFLVPPILTHATHILRPNSVKKGWDSFNILLVVFAILCGIFARKNDDSSAAERNRNVSTTESSSNFNDHHMPRPVSNDRWFETSDDKTYNFGLPETSVNRLRRSSSSYPDLRQVPQWETGQNHSRFCDDFGVNLYRSAASEYDTHRQRRTERQREEQRSEKQREEPDVKVIPVDTFESRSSPPEPLLPEEPPPITSSKASQANLKRRRSFQSVPRKDKAEMQSNEAEVDHNEKQEPPPPSPPIPPSLPTELSPPVEKPQKLQRRKSGTKELATAIASLYNQSKRNRRRTKKKDIFESVSDSPPSADQVLPPATPPPPPPPPPPPPSKVFQNLFKKNRKSKRIHSDPSNVPSPPPPPPLPPPNSIFNNLFKTGSKSKRFQQTSTSTPPPPPPPPPPSSILNNLFKHGTKSRRFKSSISTQTPPPPPPPPPQAHFSTSRRRKSSTHSEPPMQPSRSHSSSWSKPPLPTKPVASYYEDNLNSGSQSPLIPMPPPPPMPRFKMREMNFVPSGDFVRIRTANSSRCSSPELEDVDVDVDEMPVRSSSETMDCEDSTGPSVSCPSPDVNMKADSFIARLRDEWRLEKMNSMREKSALG; from the coding sequence ATGGAACTCGATGGAGACTCTCCACCTATCTGGTCCCAAGCAACAACCACACTCCTCCGTCAACGCCGCCGACAACCACCTTCTCCTCCTATCATCAACCCCGTTATTCTCATCCTTCTCATACCCATTCTCGCTCTCCTCGTCTTGTTCTTTTTGGTTCCTCCTATTCTTACCCACGCTACCCATATTCTTCGACCTAATTCTGTGAAAAAGGGATGGGACTCTTTTAATATCTTGCTTGTAGTGTTTGCTATTCTTTGTGGCATATTTGCCCGAAAAAATGATGATAGTTCAGCTGCTGAAAGAAATAGGAATGTTTCAACAACTGaatcttcttctaattttaatGATCATCATATGCCGCGTCCTGTTTCTAATGATCGATGGTTTGAGACTAGTGATgacaaaacatataattttgGTCTACCTGAAACTAGTGTCAATCGTCTGAGAAGAAGCAGTAGCTCCTATCCTGATCTGAGACAAGTGCCGCAATGGGAAACCGGTCAGAATCATTCTCGCTTTTGTGATGATTTTGGTGTGAATTTGTACCGGTCTGCAGCATCGGAATATGATACTCACCGTCAACGGCGGACCGAGAGGCAGAGGGAAGAACAGAGAAGCGAGAAGCAGAGAGAAGAACCTGACGTTAAGGTGATTCCGGTGGATACATTTGAAAGTCGTTCTTCTCCACCTGAACCTTTATTGCCGGAAGAACCTCCTCCGATTACCTCATCAAAGGCATCTCAGGCGAATTTGAAACGGAGAAGATCCTTTCAGAGTGTTCCGCGCAAAGACAAGGCTGAAATGCAGAGTAATGAAGCTGAAGTTGATCACAACGAAAAACAAGAGCCTCCACCACCGTCACCTCCTATCCCGCCGTCGCTGCCAACGGAGCTATCACCTCCGGTGGAAAAGCCTCAGAAGCTTCAGCGGAGAAAGAGTGGCACGAAGGAATTAGCCACAGCTATTGCCTCATTGTACAATCAGAGTAAGAGAAATAGGAGGagaacaaagaagaaagatATTTTTGAGAGTGTCTCCGATTCTCCACCATCTGCAGATCAAGTCCTGCCACCAGCAACACCGCCGCCTCCGCCTCCACCACCTCCGCCACCTCCGTCTAAGGTTTTTCAAAACCTGTTCAAGAAGAATAGGAAAAGTAAGCGTATACATTCCGATCCTTCCAATGTGCCATCACCTCCTCCTCCTCCACCGCTTCCCCCTCCtaattcaattttcaacaatttattCAAAACAGGCAGCAAAAGTAAGCGATTCCAGCAAACATCAACATCGACTCCTCCACCTCCTCCACCACCACCTCCACCTTCTTCCATTCTCAATAATTTATTCAAACATGGAACCAAAAGCAGGAGATTCAAATCATCAATTTCGACTCAAACACCACCACCTCCTCCTCCACCTCCGCCACAAGCACACTTTTCAACATCAAGGCGGAGAAAAAGTTCAACGCATTCTGAACCACCAATGCAACCTTCACGTTCACATTCATCCAGTTGGAGCAAACCTCCATTGCCAACAAAACCAGTGGCCAGTTACTACGAAGATAACTTAAACAGTGGCTCGCAATCACCTTTGATACCAATGCCACCTCCGCCTCCTATGCCGCGGTTCAAAATGCGGGAGATGAATTTCGTCCCTTCCGGTGACTTCGTCAGGATACGGACCGCGAACAGCTCTCGCTGCAGCTCACCGGAGCTTGAAGACGtagacgttgacgttgacgaAATGCCCGTCAGATCGTCGTCGGAGACAATGGACTGTGAAGATTCAACGGGGCCGTCGGTCAGTTGCCCGAGTCCGGATGTGAACATGAAAGCGGACTCTTTCATTGCTCGGCTGCGAGATGAGTGGCGATTGGAGAAAATGAATTCAATGCGTGAAAAGAGTGCACTGGGCTGA